In Nisaea acidiphila, the DNA window AAGCGACGGAAGGAGTGACGACATGATTCAGATGCAGTCAAACCTCGATGTTGCTGACAATTCCGGCGCCCGCCGCGTGCAGTGCATCAAGGTTCTCGGCGGCTCCAAGCGCAAGGTCGCTGCCGTCGGTGACGTGATTGTGGTCTCCGTCAAGGAAGCAATTCCGCGGGGCCGCGTGAAAAAGGGTGACGTGCTGCGTGCCGTTATCGTCCGGACCGCCAAGGAAATCCGCCGTAACGACGGTTCCTCGATCCGGTTCGACAACAACGCCGCGGTGCTCATCAACAAGCAGAACGAGCCGATCGGCACCCGTATCTTCGGTCCGGTCACCCGTGAACTTCGCGCCAAGAAGTTCATGAAGATCGTCTCGCTCGCACCGGAGGTGCTGTGATGGCAACGAAGTTCAAGGTGAAGAAGGGCGACAAAGTCGTCGTCACCACCGGCAAGGACAAGGGCAAGACCGGTGAAGTGCTGGAAGTCATTCCGAGCACCAACCGTGTCCGCGTCCAGGGTGTGAACATGGTCAAGCGCCACACGCGTCCGACCCAGTTCGCCGCCGGAGGCATCATTGAGAAGGAAGCGCCTGTTCACGTCTCGAACGTGGCGCACATCGACCCGAAGTCCAACGAGCCGACGCGCGTCGGGATCC includes these proteins:
- the rplN gene encoding 50S ribosomal protein L14, which gives rise to MIQMQSNLDVADNSGARRVQCIKVLGGSKRKVAAVGDVIVVSVKEAIPRGRVKKGDVLRAVIVRTAKEIRRNDGSSIRFDNNAAVLINKQNEPIGTRIFGPVTRELRAKKFMKIVSLAPEVL
- the rplX gene encoding 50S ribosomal protein L24; its protein translation is MATKFKVKKGDKVVVTTGKDKGKTGEVLEVIPSTNRVRVQGVNMVKRHTRPTQFAAGGIIEKEAPVHVSNVAHIDPKSNEPTRVGIRVLEDGRKVRFAKRSGEVIDA